TTTCAAGGCTGGGCCTTGCGCAACCGGGCAAGCCTGCAACCCAGCCGCGATCAGGTGGAGGCGGCCAAGGCAACAGTCGCCAAAGCCGTGCAGGACTTGCGCGGTGACTTGGTGGTCGACTTTGTGCCACCAGATTATTACTCTGATTTTCCAAAGGCCTGCATGAATGGCTGGGGATCGACCGGGCTGAATATCACCCCGGATGGCACGGTGCTGCCCTGTCATGCCGCAGAAACGATACCACACCTGCAATTTGAGAACGTCCAAAACCGCTCACTGTCAGAGATTTGGTACAAGAGCGCGGCCTTCAACGCCTATCGTGGCACCGGTTGGATGCCGGAGCTTTGCCAAAGCTGCGAGCGCCGCGACATTGATTTTGCAGGGTGCCGCTGTCAGGCGATGGCAATCCTCGGTGATCCCGGTGCGACCGACCCAGTTTGCCGCAAGTCCCCGGGGCGCGTGGCGCTGGATGCCTTGCTTGAAAAAGATGCGCATGTGGTTGAACCGCCGGAGTACGTGTACCGGCGCTAAGGCATGGAGGGCTGAAAGTGAGGTGTTTCCTGAGTCGACTGCGTTCTGCGGGGCAACGTCTGACCGCGATCAGCATCGGTGCCAGCATCACACTCACGGCCAGCTTTGCTCAGGCGGATTGTTCAACCGATGCGATGATTGTCTTCGATGGTTCCGGCTCCATGGCGGAAATGGGCTTTAACCAGATTGACGAGCCGCGCATTTTTGAAGCGCGCCGGGCGGTGCGACAGGTGATGCCACAGGTTGCCCTGAACAGGCGCATCGGGCTGATCGTCTATGGGCCTGACACAAGCGGGCAGGGCGATCAGTGTTCTGGCATTGATCTGAAATTCCCGCCCCTTGCGAATGCTGCGGGCCCTGTGATCGGGGCCATTGATGACCTGGAGCCGGAAGGCCAGACCGCCCTGACCGAAGCGGTTAGGCGTGCCGCCCAGGTGCTGGATCACACCAACAAGCCGGGCACCATTGTGCTGGTGACCGATGGCAAGGAAACCTGCGGCGGACAAACCTGTGCATTGGCGGCCGAGCTTGCCGCATCGGGGTTGGCCACCACCGTGCATGTCATCGGTTTCAAAGTGCGCGGAACGCATTTTGGTTGGCAAAGTCAGGGGCAGACCAGCTACAATACGGCCACAAGCGGCGCCAAATGTCTGGCCACGCGCACCGGGGGTGAATATGTGAGCACCGAAACGGTTGAGGAGCTGATTGCTGCGATGCAACGGACACTGGGGTGCGCATTGCTATACTAACCGTTTTTTTCGCTTGTGTCGGCAGCGCCACGCCAACGGGTGGCATACGCCTCAATCCCCCGGATCAGGGTGACTTCCAGAAGCAACATGAAACTGACAAAACTCAGCGCATAAGCTATTACGTAGGCGGTCTCGAACAGTTGGAAATAAAGGTGGATCTGAAAGCCAATGCCATTGCTGCGGCCCAGGAATTCAACCACAAGCACGATCTTCCAGATGATGGCCAGCCCATTGCGTATAGAGGCTGCAATATAGGGCCAGAGTTGGGGTAGAATAACAAAT
This is a stretch of genomic DNA from Phaeobacter gallaeciensis DSM 26640. It encodes these proteins:
- a CDS encoding vWA domain-containing protein, encoding MRCFLSRLRSAGQRLTAISIGASITLTASFAQADCSTDAMIVFDGSGSMAEMGFNQIDEPRIFEARRAVRQVMPQVALNRRIGLIVYGPDTSGQGDQCSGIDLKFPPLANAAGPVIGAIDDLEPEGQTALTEAVRRAAQVLDHTNKPGTIVLVTDGKETCGGQTCALAAELAASGLATTVHVIGFKVRGTHFGWQSQGQTSYNTATSGAKCLATRTGGEYVSTETVEELIAAMQRTLGCALLY